A window of Pseudodesulfovibrio hydrargyri contains these coding sequences:
- a CDS encoding small ribosomal subunit Rsm22 family protein, with translation MSIDGLFPNLTEDNVEQLVRFEGLLKRAWPLRGKHRDQLKYDIRDMSRSLTNERSTRRKEYMTDDKFLSPYLYYFLPWNLFRLSRLFTGLELDIPEDGNVADLGTGPLTTVLALWMSRPHLRERRLNFTCLDIAPKTMATGLKLFQALAGEGSPWRIKTVKAGFTDHIRDKADLLMAANAFNELDWSGRSTRPQAEKLAAHMIGSAKETGRILLVETGVRLAGRIIAEMRAQFLEKSYKPIAPCPHTGECPMPAMGQGPWCHFNFSTKGAPEWLERISGEASLAKDNVSLNFLYLSPGGASEWGAVRAVSEPFKLHGGRGQYACSDKGLTLIEYAPGAHPLFPGQLIAPAWPQNPKTDLKSKALILPYKP, from the coding sequence ATGTCGATTGACGGCCTGTTTCCCAACCTGACCGAGGACAACGTCGAACAGCTCGTACGCTTCGAGGGGTTGCTCAAGCGCGCCTGGCCGCTCAGGGGCAAGCACCGCGACCAGCTGAAGTACGACATCCGGGACATGTCGCGCAGCCTGACCAACGAACGGTCCACCCGACGCAAGGAGTACATGACCGACGACAAGTTCCTGTCGCCGTATCTCTACTATTTCCTGCCCTGGAACCTGTTCCGCCTGTCCCGGCTGTTCACCGGCCTGGAACTGGACATCCCCGAGGACGGCAACGTGGCCGATCTCGGCACCGGCCCGCTGACCACGGTCCTGGCCCTGTGGATGTCCCGGCCGCATCTGCGCGAACGGCGTCTGAACTTCACCTGCCTGGACATCGCGCCCAAGACCATGGCCACCGGGCTCAAGCTCTTCCAGGCCCTGGCGGGCGAAGGCTCGCCCTGGCGGATCAAGACGGTCAAGGCCGGGTTCACGGACCACATCCGCGACAAGGCGGACCTGCTCATGGCCGCCAACGCCTTCAACGAGCTGGACTGGTCCGGCCGGTCCACCCGGCCCCAGGCCGAAAAGCTGGCCGCGCACATGATCGGCTCCGCCAAGGAGACCGGACGCATCCTGCTCGTGGAGACCGGCGTGCGCCTGGCCGGGCGGATCATAGCCGAGATGCGCGCCCAGTTTCTGGAAAAGAGCTACAAGCCCATAGCGCCGTGCCCGCACACGGGCGAATGCCCCATGCCCGCCATGGGCCAGGGGCCGTGGTGCCACTTCAACTTCTCTACCAAGGGCGCGCCCGAGTGGCTGGAGCGGATTTCCGGGGAGGCGTCCCTGGCAAAGGACAACGTCAGCCTCAACTTCCTCTATCTTTCGCCCGGCGGCGCTTCCGAGTGGGGCGCGGTGCGGGCCGTTTCCGAGCCCTTCAAGCTGCACGGCGGCAGGGGTCAGTACGCCTGCTCGGACAAGGGGCTGACCCTGATCGAGTACGCGCCCGGCGCGCACCCCCTGTTCCCGGGCCAACTGATCGCGCCCGCCTGGCCGCAAAACCCCAAGACGGACCTCAAGTCCAAGGCGCTCATCCTCCCCTACAAACCATAA
- a CDS encoding ASKHA domain-containing protein, translating to MSILIHTHDGGRFALEPRPGDTLARTIFLSRLWHGVPLCSGLGKCGLCRVRYLKDAPEANRDELKKLGQDRLDQGWRLACLHPSEPCEIELPEPVRSQRAVRALKQACGDFALAVDLGTTSVHWTALVDGEPVATGRELNPQMGMGSEVMSRLAAASTAEGRFVLRALITDRITELAQLAARNLGGNCVALAVSGNPAMTYILLGKKPDDLAAAPYELTYFGGDEKRLGAGLPPAYIPPLLAPFVGADLSAGLTAVEYGGEPQYPFLLADLGTNGEFILALSPTERLCASVPMGPALEGVGLSFGRTAGPGAITGFQLTPKGLETRYFDDSDAAQATRTGMTGTGYLSLAAVLRVHGVLDETGRFAQGTTPLAARLAERVTALDGEPAFAVNGEVRLPASDVEEILKVKAAFNLAVSTLLGAAGIGPGGLKRIYLAGALGEHVSPADLETLGFLPPGCAARTVKEGNTSLKGTELLLADPAARTFAESLPEGLTRVDLTGDADFGDQFIQRMRFSYVD from the coding sequence GTGAGCATACTTATACACACCCATGACGGCGGACGCTTCGCCCTGGAACCCAGGCCGGGCGACACCCTGGCCCGGACCATATTTCTCTCCCGGCTATGGCACGGCGTGCCGTTGTGCTCCGGACTGGGCAAGTGCGGCCTGTGCCGCGTGCGCTATCTCAAGGATGCGCCCGAGGCGAATCGCGACGAGTTGAAGAAGCTCGGCCAGGACCGGCTCGACCAAGGCTGGCGGCTTGCCTGCCTGCACCCGTCCGAGCCGTGCGAGATCGAGCTGCCCGAACCGGTACGCAGCCAGCGTGCCGTACGCGCCCTGAAACAGGCCTGCGGCGACTTCGCCCTGGCCGTGGACCTGGGCACCACGTCGGTTCACTGGACCGCTTTGGTTGACGGAGAACCCGTGGCCACGGGCCGCGAACTCAACCCGCAGATGGGCATGGGGTCCGAAGTCATGTCCCGGCTGGCCGCCGCGTCCACGGCGGAGGGACGGTTCGTGCTCCGCGCCCTGATCACCGACCGCATCACCGAGCTGGCCCAGCTGGCCGCCCGCAACCTGGGCGGGAACTGCGTGGCGCTGGCCGTTTCCGGCAACCCGGCCATGACCTACATCCTGCTCGGCAAGAAGCCGGACGACCTGGCCGCCGCGCCCTACGAACTGACCTATTTCGGCGGCGACGAGAAACGCTTGGGCGCGGGGTTGCCCCCCGCGTACATCCCGCCCCTGCTCGCGCCCTTCGTGGGCGCGGACCTGTCCGCCGGGCTGACCGCCGTGGAGTATGGCGGCGAGCCGCAGTATCCGTTCCTCCTGGCCGACCTCGGGACCAACGGCGAGTTCATCCTGGCCTTGTCGCCCACTGAGCGGCTGTGCGCCAGCGTGCCCATGGGCCCCGCCCTGGAAGGCGTGGGGTTGTCCTTCGGCCGCACCGCCGGGCCCGGGGCGATCACCGGCTTCCAGCTGACGCCCAAGGGGCTGGAAACCCGCTATTTCGATGACTCGGACGCCGCCCAGGCGACGAGAACGGGCATGACCGGCACGGGCTATCTGTCCCTGGCCGCCGTGCTGCGCGTCCACGGCGTGCTGGACGAGACCGGGCGCTTTGCCCAGGGGACCACTCCCCTGGCCGCGCGGCTGGCGGAACGGGTGACGGCCCTGGACGGCGAGCCCGCCTTTGCGGTCAACGGCGAGGTCAGGCTCCCGGCCTCGGACGTGGAGGAGATCCTCAAGGTCAAGGCGGCCTTCAACCTGGCCGTGTCCACCCTGCTGGGGGCCGCCGGAATCGGTCCGGGCGGGCTGAAGCGAATTTATCTGGCCGGTGCCTTGGGCGAACACGTCTCGCCCGCCGACCTGGAGACCCTGGGCTTTCTGCCGCCCGGCTGCGCGGCCCGGACGGTCAAGGAGGGCAACACGTCGCTCAAGGGCACGGAGCTGCTCCTGGCCGACCCGGCGGCGCGGACCTTCGCCGAATCCCTGCCCGAGGGGCTGACCCGCGTGGACCTGACCGGCGACGCCGATTTTGGCGACCAATTCATCCAAAGGATGCGTTTTTCCTATGTCGATTGA
- a CDS encoding alpha/beta fold hydrolase, with protein MSRIKANGIDIEYDTFGDDKGPALLLIMGGGSQMIYWESGFCEMLAERGCYVIRFDNRDVGLSTKFDEAGVPDIAAAMAGRSVAPAYTLEDMADDAVGLLDALRIDKAHVCGASVGGMIAQVVAYRHPARVLSLTSIMSSTGNPELPKIADDVLAEVYKPIPAEREAFVAHQTDMWRKLWSPGFPFEEERLRNLLGASFDRSYHPQGMARQGLAVGAHGYRKSSIASIKAPALVIHGDRDPFMSLEGGRETARLIPDAELLVIEGMGHDLPTPVWPRIVDAMAEHMRRAARQ; from the coding sequence ATGTCTCGGATAAAGGCCAATGGCATTGACATTGAGTACGATACGTTCGGCGATGACAAGGGGCCGGCGTTGTTGCTGATCATGGGCGGCGGAAGCCAGATGATCTATTGGGAGTCCGGATTCTGCGAGATGCTGGCGGAGCGTGGGTGTTACGTGATCCGTTTCGACAACCGGGACGTAGGCCTGTCCACCAAGTTCGACGAGGCTGGCGTACCCGACATCGCGGCGGCCATGGCCGGTCGGTCGGTGGCGCCCGCCTATACCCTCGAGGACATGGCGGATGACGCCGTGGGCCTGCTCGACGCCCTTCGTATCGACAAGGCGCACGTCTGCGGCGCCTCGGTCGGGGGCATGATCGCCCAGGTCGTGGCGTACCGGCACCCGGCGCGCGTCCTGAGCCTGACGTCCATCATGTCGAGCACGGGGAACCCCGAACTGCCCAAGATTGCGGACGACGTCCTGGCAGAGGTGTACAAGCCCATTCCGGCCGAGCGCGAGGCGTTCGTCGCGCACCAGACGGACATGTGGCGGAAGCTGTGGAGCCCCGGTTTTCCCTTTGAGGAGGAACGGTTGCGGAATCTTCTGGGCGCGAGTTTCGACCGGTCCTATCATCCGCAGGGCATGGCCCGACAGGGACTGGCCGTCGGGGCCCACGGCTATCGGAAATCCTCCATCGCTTCGATCAAGGCCCCCGCGCTCGTGATCCACGGCGACAGGGACCCCTTCATGTCCCTGGAGGGCGGCAGGGAGACGGCCCGGCTCATACCGGACGCGGAACTGCTGGTAATCGAAGGCATGGGCCACGACCTGCCCACACCGGTCTGGCCGCGCATCGTGGACGCGATGGCCGAACACATGCGGCGGGCGGCCCGGCAATAG
- a CDS encoding sirohydrochlorin cobaltochelatase, protein MSTAIVLAAFGSRHKNAMASLSHITERVRAAYPDIPVRVAYTSKTIRGHMKKAGEEADSVPAALDKLLSEGVTHVAVQSLHLIPGTEFHELLGLANELMLREHGFTRVEVGFPLVAGEAGVEAVADAVLAIAEQGKGENDAVLFMGHGTKHDGNVYYEALHRAFQQRDPSVHMGAMEAEPGIDAIIERFTRDGVRKAHLLPFLFGAGWHAARDMVGDSETSWKTRLEKAGIECEAELKGAGEYDRLVDIWLSHLHDALKRMNRC, encoded by the coding sequence GTGAGCACCGCCATCGTCCTGGCCGCCTTCGGCTCCCGGCACAAGAACGCCATGGCCTCGCTCAGCCACATCACCGAGCGGGTCAGGGCGGCCTACCCGGACATCCCGGTGCGCGTGGCCTATACCTCCAAGACCATCCGGGGCCACATGAAGAAGGCGGGCGAAGAGGCCGACTCCGTGCCCGCCGCCCTGGACAAGCTCCTGAGCGAAGGCGTCACCCACGTGGCCGTCCAGTCCCTGCACCTCATCCCGGGCACCGAGTTCCACGAACTCCTCGGCCTGGCCAACGAGCTCATGCTCCGCGAGCACGGCTTCACCCGTGTGGAAGTCGGCTTCCCCCTGGTGGCCGGCGAGGCGGGCGTGGAAGCGGTGGCCGACGCGGTCCTGGCCATCGCCGAACAGGGCAAGGGCGAGAACGACGCCGTGCTCTTCATGGGCCACGGCACCAAGCACGACGGCAACGTTTACTACGAGGCCCTGCACCGCGCCTTCCAACAGCGCGACCCGTCCGTTCACATGGGGGCCATGGAGGCCGAACCCGGCATCGACGCGATCATCGAACGGTTCACCCGCGACGGCGTCAGAAAAGCCCATCTCCTGCCCTTCCTCTTCGGCGCGGGCTGGCACGCCGCCCGCGACATGGTCGGCGACTCCGAGACCAGCTGGAAGACCCGCCTGGAAAAGGCGGGCATCGAGTGCGAGGCCGAACTCAAGGGCGCGGGCGAATACGACCGCCTGGTGGACATCTGGCTCAGCCACCTCCACGACGCGCTCAAGCGCATGAACCGCTGCTAG
- the cobI gene encoding precorrin-2 C(20)-methyltransferase, producing the protein MTKKGTLYGIGVGPGDPELLTLKAVRVLGQVDVIFAAASTKNDYSTAYSIAKPHLKDDVRIVRLGFPMTKDQDALDEAWAENARLVAEVLDNGQDAAFLTLGDPLTYSTYGYLQRTLLAMNPDLRLRAVPGITSFHAAAARIGLVLCESKESLLITSGVADPARLEEQLNTADNAVILKAYKNFDDIRALLTKLRLADTTVLVSRLGMDEESILMDIKDAPKQPHYFSLALVKRNKA; encoded by the coding sequence GTGACCAAGAAAGGCACCCTCTACGGCATCGGGGTCGGCCCCGGCGACCCGGAATTGCTCACCCTCAAGGCCGTGCGCGTCCTCGGACAGGTGGACGTGATCTTTGCCGCCGCCTCCACCAAAAACGACTATTCCACGGCCTACTCAATCGCCAAACCGCATCTCAAGGACGACGTGCGCATCGTCCGCCTGGGCTTCCCCATGACCAAGGACCAGGACGCCCTGGACGAGGCCTGGGCCGAGAACGCCCGGCTCGTGGCCGAGGTCCTGGACAACGGCCAGGACGCCGCCTTCCTGACCCTGGGCGATCCCCTGACCTACTCCACCTACGGCTACCTGCAGCGCACCCTGCTGGCCATGAACCCGGACCTGCGCCTGCGCGCCGTGCCGGGCATCACCTCCTTTCACGCCGCGGCCGCGCGCATCGGCCTGGTCCTGTGCGAGTCCAAGGAGTCCCTGCTGATCACCTCGGGCGTGGCCGATCCGGCCCGCCTGGAGGAGCAGCTGAACACCGCCGACAACGCGGTCATCCTCAAGGCGTACAAGAACTTCGACGACATCCGCGCCCTGCTGACCAAGCTCCGCCTGGCCGACACCACGGTGCTCGTCTCCCGCCTGGGCATGGACGAGGAGTCCATCCTCATGGACATCAAGGACGCGCCCAAGCAGCCGCACTACTTCTCCCTGGCCCTGGTCAAGAGGAACAAGGCGTGA
- a CDS encoding ABC transporter substrate-binding protein yields the protein MKRLFFTFAFILLLCSTAQARTITDDSGRTVAFEKPFTRIISLYGAHTENLFALGLDEQIIGVSTGEDYPAAALAKPAFNARDGVEKFLAAKPDLILVRPMHMRTYAGLWNALARHGVTVVSLQPDSVEAMFDYWRALGALTGRQTKAEYMIEDFRDGVRRAEDRLSTIPVEERPGVFFESIHRKSATFSPGSMPLFVLEKAGGINVAADARPRHGTNIADYGLERLLDKGNKIDVYLAQHGTMNDVSVGDIVNSPAASRIRAVLTRNVFLVDEHLVSRPTLRLLEGIDTVYQLLHP from the coding sequence TTGAAACGCCTCTTCTTCACCTTCGCCTTCATCCTGCTCCTCTGTTCCACCGCCCAGGCCCGGACCATCACCGACGATTCGGGACGGACCGTCGCCTTCGAAAAGCCGTTCACCCGGATCATCTCCCTGTACGGGGCGCACACCGAAAACCTCTTCGCCCTCGGACTGGACGAGCAGATCATCGGCGTGTCCACAGGCGAGGACTATCCGGCCGCGGCCCTGGCCAAGCCCGCCTTCAACGCCCGGGACGGGGTGGAGAAGTTCCTGGCCGCCAAGCCCGACCTCATCCTGGTCCGGCCCATGCACATGCGCACCTACGCCGGGCTGTGGAACGCGCTCGCCCGCCACGGCGTCACCGTGGTCTCGCTCCAGCCCGACTCCGTCGAGGCCATGTTCGACTACTGGCGCGCCCTGGGCGCCCTGACCGGCCGCCAGACCAAGGCCGAATACATGATCGAGGACTTTCGCGACGGCGTGCGCCGCGCCGAGGACCGGCTGTCCACCATCCCCGTGGAAGAGCGGCCCGGCGTGTTCTTCGAATCCATCCACCGCAAGTCCGCCACCTTCTCGCCCGGCTCCATGCCCTTGTTCGTCCTGGAAAAGGCGGGCGGCATCAACGTGGCCGCCGACGCCCGCCCCCGCCACGGAACCAACATCGCGGACTACGGCCTGGAACGGCTGCTGGACAAAGGGAATAAAATCGACGTCTACCTGGCCCAGCACGGGACCATGAACGACGTCTCGGTCGGCGACATCGTGAACAGCCCGGCCGCCTCGCGTATCAGGGCCGTCCTGACCCGCAACGTCTTCCTGGTGGACGAGCACCTGGTCTCGCGCCCCACCCTGCGCCTGCTCGAAGGCATCGATACCGTGTACCAGCTCCTGCATCCCTAG
- a CDS encoding ABC transporter ATP-binding protein — MDSATFTLQDLGFSYGDTPVLHGLDLGFAPGMVHGVVGPNGSGKSTLLGLLAGLIAPTSGAVRLNGEDVSGCPPARLAARCALVSQDQPLRFPFTVAETVLMGRHPHIPRFSRPSLRDMERVEQALAGMDLSSLRHRPVADLSGGERQRTAVARGLAQDTPALLLDEPTSAMDIRHAMATMEELARLAGTGRTVVAVLHDLNLAARYCDNLVMLDKGAVHAYGNVSRTLTPENIHAVFGVRAAVLETEYGPHIAYIQGNRS; from the coding sequence GTGGATAGCGCCACCTTCACCCTGCAGGACCTCGGCTTCTCCTACGGCGACACGCCGGTCCTGCACGGCCTGGACCTGGGCTTTGCCCCGGGCATGGTCCACGGGGTCGTCGGGCCCAACGGCAGCGGCAAGTCCACCCTGCTCGGCCTGCTGGCCGGGCTGATCGCGCCCACCTCGGGCGCGGTGCGCCTCAACGGCGAGGACGTGTCCGGCTGTCCTCCGGCCCGGCTGGCCGCACGCTGCGCCCTGGTCTCCCAGGACCAGCCCCTGCGCTTCCCGTTCACCGTGGCCGAGACCGTGCTCATGGGGCGGCACCCGCACATTCCCCGGTTCAGCCGCCCTTCGCTGCGCGACATGGAACGCGTGGAACAGGCCCTGGCCGGCATGGACCTCTCAAGCCTGCGCCACCGTCCCGTGGCCGACCTGTCCGGGGGCGAGCGCCAGCGCACCGCCGTGGCGCGCGGTCTGGCCCAGGACACCCCGGCCCTGCTCCTGGACGAACCCACCTCGGCCATGGACATCCGCCACGCCATGGCGACCATGGAGGAGCTCGCCCGGCTGGCCGGAACGGGCCGCACCGTGGTGGCCGTGCTCCACGACCTGAACCTGGCCGCGCGGTACTGCGACAACCTGGTCATGCTGGACAAAGGGGCCGTTCACGCCTATGGCAACGTGTCCCGCACGCTCACTCCCGAAAACATCCACGCGGTCTTCGGCGTGCGCGCAGCCGTTCTGGAAACCGAATACGGACCGCACATCGCCTATATCCAAGGAAACCGATCTTGA
- a CDS encoding FecCD family ABC transporter permease, giving the protein MTTAASRTPLRNGLTVALLAAVLAGLGLAACGLGVIPIPPDEILRGLLDGLRGAADSLSATTAGILFDVRLPRILTCTAVGFGLAVAGAVFQGLLLNPLADPFTLGVSSGAAFGAALALLLGLSFFGPATLLVLAFAGAALTLAAVISLAGRDGELSPASLILAGVIVSAILSAGISFIKYLADERVSVIVFWLMGSFVGRTLGDAALAGFAALTAFAVCLYYGRDLNIMSLGTRSARSLGVDTGRVRLILLVTASLVSAVCVSVSGIIGFVGLIVPHLMRMVVGPDNRWLLPASGLGGAILLLLADTVTRALLPHEVPIGVLTALIGGPVFCWIFSRSRRLARG; this is encoded by the coding sequence ATGACGACCGCCGCCTCCCGTACCCCCCTGCGCAACGGCCTGACCGTGGCCCTGCTCGCCGCCGTGCTTGCCGGGCTGGGCCTGGCCGCCTGCGGCCTGGGAGTCATCCCCATCCCGCCGGACGAGATCCTGCGCGGGCTGCTGGACGGGCTGAGGGGGGCGGCGGATTCCCTGAGCGCCACCACGGCGGGCATCCTTTTCGACGTCCGCCTGCCGCGCATCCTGACCTGTACGGCCGTGGGCTTCGGCCTGGCCGTGGCGGGCGCTGTCTTCCAGGGGCTGCTGCTCAACCCCCTGGCCGACCCGTTCACCCTGGGCGTGTCCTCGGGCGCGGCCTTCGGCGCGGCCCTGGCCCTGCTCCTGGGGCTCTCCTTTTTCGGACCGGCCACCCTCCTGGTCCTGGCCTTTGCGGGCGCGGCCCTGACCTTAGCCGCCGTCATCTCGCTGGCCGGGCGGGACGGCGAGCTGTCCCCGGCCTCGCTCATCCTGGCCGGGGTCATCGTCTCGGCCATCCTCTCGGCGGGCATCAGCTTCATCAAGTACCTGGCCGATGAGCGGGTTTCGGTCATCGTCTTCTGGCTCATGGGCAGCTTCGTGGGCCGGACCCTGGGCGACGCCGCCCTGGCCGGCTTCGCCGCGCTGACGGCCTTCGCGGTCTGCCTCTACTACGGCCGCGACCTGAACATCATGAGCCTGGGAACCCGCTCGGCCCGCAGCCTGGGCGTGGACACCGGCCGGGTGCGCCTGATCCTGCTGGTGACCGCCTCCCTGGTCAGCGCGGTCTGCGTGTCCGTGAGCGGGATCATCGGCTTCGTCGGGCTGATTGTTCCGCACCTGATGCGCATGGTCGTGGGCCCGGACAACCGCTGGCTGCTGCCCGCCTCGGGCCTGGGCGGGGCCATCCTGCTCCTGCTGGCCGACACCGTGACCCGCGCGCTGCTGCCCCACGAGGTGCCCATCGGCGTGCTCACCGCGCTCATCGGCGGCCCGGTCTTCTGCTGGATATTCAGCCGCTCCCGGAGGCTGGCCCGTGGATAG